A genomic window from Rhodothermus sp. includes:
- a CDS encoding acyl-CoA carboxylase subunit beta, with the protein MEKSSTQLVGRLGSPLATDKPTVQHWIAQHQALLETLQRQAEQIRLGGGSRRIEREHQRGKLTARERIARLLDDPNDFWELGLWAGYGMYEDEGGCPAGGTVMGLGRVSGQLCIIVANDATVKAGAWFPITVKKNLRAQEIALQNRIPIIYLVDSAGVYLPMQDEIFPDRDHFGRIFFNNARLSSLGVPQIAAIMGSCVAGGAYLPIMSDEALIVQGTGSVFLAGPYLVRAAIGEIVDAETLGGATTHTEISGVTDYKMPDDETCLETIRRLMSHLGPRPRAGFPRSTPRPPAFPPEEIYGLVPPDLQQPYDMREVIARLIDADSWTEYKAGYGQTIITGYARIDGWSVGIVANQRLVVRSRQGEMQVGGVIYSDSADKAARFIMNCNQKRIPIVFLQDVTGFMVGKRAEHGGIIKDGAKLVNVVANSVVPKFTVVVGHSFGAGNYAMCGRAYEPRLMLAWPTACIAVMGGKQAAQTLLQVQLGKYEREGKTLSDEEKQRLLEEIESRYEAQTSAYYAAARLWVDAIIDPAETRRWISLGIEMADHNPDLPPFNPGVLQV; encoded by the coding sequence ATGGAGAAAAGCAGTACGCAGCTGGTTGGCAGACTCGGATCACCGCTGGCTACCGATAAACCCACCGTACAACACTGGATTGCACAGCACCAGGCGTTGCTTGAAACGTTGCAACGCCAGGCTGAACAGATTCGACTGGGGGGCGGATCCAGACGCATCGAACGGGAACATCAACGCGGTAAGCTCACCGCGCGTGAGCGAATTGCTCGCCTGCTGGACGATCCCAACGACTTCTGGGAGCTGGGTCTCTGGGCCGGCTACGGCATGTACGAAGACGAAGGCGGCTGTCCGGCCGGCGGTACCGTCATGGGGCTCGGACGCGTCAGCGGCCAGCTGTGTATCATTGTGGCCAACGATGCCACGGTGAAGGCCGGCGCCTGGTTTCCCATCACGGTTAAAAAGAACCTGCGGGCTCAGGAAATTGCCCTACAGAACCGTATACCCATTATCTACCTGGTCGATTCGGCTGGCGTTTACCTGCCTATGCAGGATGAGATTTTTCCGGACCGAGACCACTTTGGCCGCATCTTCTTCAACAACGCACGGCTGTCGAGCCTGGGCGTGCCGCAGATCGCAGCCATTATGGGGAGTTGTGTAGCAGGCGGTGCTTACCTGCCTATCATGAGTGATGAAGCGCTCATTGTGCAGGGGACCGGCTCTGTGTTTCTAGCCGGACCTTACCTGGTGCGGGCGGCTATCGGCGAGATCGTAGATGCCGAAACACTGGGGGGCGCTACCACACACACGGAAATCTCAGGCGTGACCGACTATAAGATGCCCGACGACGAAACGTGCCTGGAGACTATACGGCGCCTGATGTCCCATCTGGGGCCTCGCCCGCGGGCAGGCTTTCCCCGTAGTACGCCGCGGCCGCCTGCCTTTCCCCCCGAAGAGATCTATGGGCTGGTACCGCCTGATCTACAACAGCCCTACGATATGCGCGAAGTGATTGCCCGCCTTATCGATGCAGATTCCTGGACGGAGTATAAAGCCGGCTATGGGCAGACCATCATTACAGGCTATGCGCGCATTGATGGCTGGAGTGTGGGGATTGTGGCTAACCAACGGCTGGTTGTCCGCAGTCGCCAGGGAGAAATGCAGGTGGGCGGTGTCATCTACTCCGATTCGGCCGATAAGGCCGCACGCTTCATCATGAATTGCAATCAGAAGCGGATTCCTATCGTGTTTTTGCAAGATGTGACAGGCTTCATGGTGGGCAAGCGTGCCGAGCATGGCGGCATCATCAAGGATGGCGCCAAACTGGTCAACGTGGTGGCCAACTCGGTCGTCCCCAAATTCACAGTGGTCGTGGGGCACTCGTTCGGGGCAGGGAACTACGCAATGTGCGGACGCGCCTACGAGCCACGTCTGATGCTGGCCTGGCCAACGGCCTGCATTGCCGTCATGGGAGGGAAGCAGGCTGCCCAGACACTCCTGCAGGTACAGCTCGGTAAATACGAGCGCGAGGGGAAAACGCTCTCCGACGAAGAAAAACAACGCCTGCTGGAGGAGATCGAGTCGCGCTACGAAGCGCAGACTTCCGCTTACTATGCGGCCGCACGGCTCTGGGTGGACGCAATTATCGATCCAGCCGAAACGCGGCGCTGGATTAGCCTGGGCATTGAAATGGCGGATCATAACCCGGACCTTCCGCCGTTTAATCCCGGCGTCCTGCAGGTTTAA
- a CDS encoding general stress protein CsbD, whose product MATRQMEESWERTKRQIRTIWGDVLSDQELQKARGDLHAMVALIREKTGESREEILQKMEAIL is encoded by the coding sequence ATGGCTACCAGGCAAATGGAAGAAAGCTGGGAACGAACCAAGAGGCAGATTCGAACTATCTGGGGAGATGTTCTTAGTGATCAGGAGCTCCAGAAAGCGCGCGGCGACCTGCACGCTATGGTTGCGCTGATTCGGGAGAAAACCGGCGAGTCGCGCGAGGAAATTCTTCAGAAGATGGAAGCCATCCTGTAG
- the ppc gene encoding phosphoenolpyruvate carboxylase, whose product MSRLTSLQIEVEGTGISRPLSEHVNLLGGLLGQVIQEMAGAEMLELVETLRRLCKQAALENRPELRDQAYARIHNATYDELQWLLRAYTAFFHLVNQAEQQEIIRINRERARQCTPERPRPESIDEAILALKQQGRTLDEVRALLERLDIQPTLTAHPTEARRRSILYKQQHIAQLLARQRRCQLTPEEQEALLEDLHNQIALLLGTAEVREERPTVRDEVEQGLYFIQSTLWEAVPRIYEDVRRALRRYYGAEVDFRPFLRYRSWIGSDRDGNPYVTPEITRWTALTQRRLVLQRYMEELRQLRRRLSLSDRYVPPPEELRRSLVRDAREVTLPPHVLRQFRHESFRLKISYIMARLHALLQALDDPARPTPAYDADAFVEDLRLLQRCLEACGLERVAWHDQLTRLLVLAQTFGFHLVTLDVRQHSSVHEEAVAELLRLAGVENDYRALPESRRQELLADELSNPRPLLPPGAHVSETTRQVLDTFVVIRDLVQLDPRSVGSYIVSMTHTVSDLLEPMLLAKEVGLWHYERDARTGKPDRVRCPIDFVPLFETIEDLEAAASRMEAILSHPVYQMQVAARGGFQEIMLGYSDSTKDGGYWMANWALHRAQEQLAEVCRRHNVDFRLFHGRGGTVGRGGGRANQAILAMPPVVHNGRIRFTEQGEVISFRYALPEIAHRHLEQIVNAMLRVVGLPADSSIDDTDLATRNRLMDELAQRSMKAYRRLIDAPGFWSWYTRITPIEQISRLPIASRPVSRRNAREVDFESLRAIPWVFAWTQVRYLIPGWFGIGQALDELLHEAPEHLPLLRTWYQSWPFFRTILQNAQREMVRARLEIATYYDRLLGHGPTPFHQMIVEDFQRACTAILRITDQEALLDHDPVIRKSVQLRNPYTDVLNLVQVELMQRYRQMPEANREPLRQALFLSINGIAAAMQSTG is encoded by the coding sequence ATGAGCCGACTTACTTCCCTGCAAATCGAGGTCGAAGGCACCGGTATCTCCCGGCCGCTCAGCGAACACGTGAACCTGCTCGGCGGGCTGCTGGGCCAGGTCATTCAGGAAATGGCCGGCGCAGAGATGCTGGAACTGGTCGAAACGTTGCGCCGCCTGTGCAAGCAGGCAGCGCTCGAAAATCGGCCGGAGCTTCGGGATCAAGCCTACGCACGGATCCACAACGCCACCTACGACGAGCTGCAGTGGCTGTTGCGTGCTTACACTGCCTTTTTCCACCTGGTCAATCAGGCCGAGCAACAGGAAATCATCCGAATCAACCGGGAACGGGCGCGGCAGTGTACCCCCGAGCGTCCGCGTCCGGAGTCGATCGACGAAGCTATTCTGGCCCTGAAACAACAGGGGCGCACACTGGACGAAGTGCGGGCATTGCTGGAGCGGCTGGACATTCAGCCAACGCTGACCGCCCACCCGACCGAAGCCCGCCGACGTAGCATCCTGTACAAACAGCAGCACATCGCACAACTCCTTGCCCGGCAGCGTCGCTGCCAGCTCACGCCTGAAGAGCAGGAGGCGCTACTCGAAGACCTGCATAATCAGATCGCTCTGCTGCTGGGCACGGCCGAAGTGCGCGAAGAGCGTCCCACCGTTCGCGATGAAGTAGAACAGGGCCTGTATTTCATTCAAAGCACACTCTGGGAGGCTGTCCCCCGCATTTACGAAGACGTGCGTCGGGCACTTCGCCGATATTACGGCGCAGAGGTGGATTTCCGGCCGTTTCTGCGCTATCGTTCCTGGATCGGCAGCGATCGTGACGGCAACCCATACGTCACCCCGGAAATTACGCGCTGGACGGCCCTGACCCAGCGACGGCTGGTACTCCAGCGTTATATGGAAGAGCTACGTCAGCTCCGCCGGCGGCTGAGCCTGTCGGACCGTTACGTGCCGCCCCCGGAGGAGCTGCGCCGCTCGCTGGTGCGCGATGCCCGGGAGGTGACGTTACCGCCACACGTGTTGCGGCAGTTCCGGCACGAGTCGTTTCGGCTGAAGATCTCCTATATCATGGCACGGCTCCATGCACTGCTGCAGGCGCTGGACGACCCTGCCCGGCCCACACCCGCCTACGACGCGGATGCCTTTGTTGAAGACCTTCGGCTGCTGCAGCGTTGTCTGGAGGCCTGCGGGCTGGAACGGGTTGCCTGGCATGACCAGCTCACGCGCCTGCTGGTGCTGGCCCAGACGTTCGGCTTTCATCTGGTTACGCTCGACGTACGCCAGCACAGCAGCGTCCATGAAGAAGCCGTCGCCGAACTGCTACGGCTGGCCGGTGTTGAAAATGATTATCGGGCCCTTCCGGAATCGCGCCGCCAGGAACTGCTGGCCGACGAGCTGAGCAATCCTCGGCCGTTGTTACCTCCAGGCGCCCACGTGTCGGAGACGACCCGCCAGGTGCTGGACACCTTCGTGGTCATTCGTGACCTGGTACAGCTTGATCCGCGCAGTGTGGGCAGCTACATCGTGAGCATGACGCACACGGTCAGCGATCTGCTTGAACCCATGCTACTGGCCAAGGAAGTGGGACTCTGGCATTACGAGCGAGATGCCCGGACCGGTAAGCCGGACCGCGTGCGCTGTCCCATTGACTTTGTGCCGCTTTTCGAGACCATCGAAGATCTGGAAGCTGCCGCCAGCCGCATGGAAGCAATCCTGAGCCACCCTGTTTACCAGATGCAGGTAGCTGCCCGTGGTGGTTTTCAGGAAATCATGCTGGGCTATTCCGACAGCACCAAAGATGGAGGCTACTGGATGGCCAACTGGGCACTGCACCGCGCGCAGGAACAGCTGGCCGAAGTATGCCGCCGACACAACGTCGATTTTCGCCTGTTCCACGGGCGCGGCGGTACTGTCGGCCGTGGGGGAGGCCGCGCTAACCAGGCTATCCTGGCCATGCCGCCGGTAGTCCACAACGGCCGTATCCGATTTACCGAACAGGGCGAGGTGATTTCGTTCCGCTATGCTCTGCCAGAGATCGCACATCGTCACCTGGAACAGATCGTCAACGCCATGCTCCGGGTGGTCGGCCTACCAGCTGACTCCAGCATCGACGACACCGATCTGGCTACACGCAATCGCCTCATGGACGAACTGGCCCAACGCTCCATGAAGGCCTATCGTCGCTTGATCGACGCGCCCGGCTTCTGGAGCTGGTACACGCGCATCACCCCGATCGAACAGATCAGCCGCCTGCCCATTGCCTCCCGACCGGTCTCACGCCGCAACGCTCGTGAGGTCGACTTTGAAAGCCTGCGAGCTATCCCCTGGGTCTTTGCCTGGACTCAGGTGCGCTATCTGATTCCGGGCTGGTTCGGCATCGGACAGGCGCTTGATGAGCTACTCCACGAAGCCCCTGAGCATCTACCGCTACTGCGCACCTGGTATCAATCCTGGCCTTTCTTCCGTACCATCCTGCAAAATGCCCAGCGCGAAATGGTGCGTGCCCGCCTGGAAATAGCCACCTACTACGACCGATTGCTGGGACATGGCCCAACCCCATTTCATCAAATGATCGTGGAAGACTTTCAACGGGCCTGCACTGCCATTCTCCGCATTACCGACCAGGAAGCATTGCTTGATCACGATCCGGTGATCCGGAAATCGGTCCAGCTCCGCAACCCATACACCGACGTGCTGAACCTGGTGCAGGTCGAGTTGATGCAGCGCTATCGCCAGATGCCAGAGGCCAATCGGGAGCCGCTCCGGCAGGCCCTGTTTCTGAGCATCAACGGTATTGCGGCGGCCATGCAGAGCACGGGCTAA
- a CDS encoding PLP-dependent aspartate aminotransferase family protein — translation MQPQTRLTLAGQQTDTSYNSIVPPIYQCAIFRFEDIGQTKGYDYSRSGNPTRHTLEAVLADLEGGAGAVATTSGMAAISTVLALFDHGIHVICAHDCYGGTERLLNLLERQGKLTVSFVDLRDSAAIEAALRPNTRIVWVETPSNPLLRIVDLAALCQFARAHNLLVVVDNTFLSPLQQRPMDFGADIVVYSTTKYLNGHSDVIGGAVIVRTEELNEQLQFVANAHGTIAGPFDSWLVLRGLKTLPVRIRQHEHNAMAVARFLEQHPNVERVFYPGLPSHEGHAVAARQQKGFGGMVSFTVKGGLEAVHHVLRSTQVFTLAESLGGVESLIEHPATMSHASMRPEQRKTAGITDNLIRLSVGIEATEDLIADLEQALAYKPADILS, via the coding sequence ATGCAGCCACAGACGCGTCTGACACTGGCTGGTCAGCAGACCGATACCAGCTACAACAGCATCGTCCCCCCTATTTATCAGTGTGCTATCTTCCGTTTTGAGGACATCGGCCAGACGAAAGGGTACGACTACTCGCGTAGCGGTAATCCAACGCGACACACGCTGGAGGCTGTGCTGGCCGACCTGGAAGGTGGTGCAGGAGCCGTGGCCACAACAAGCGGTATGGCCGCTATTTCTACCGTGCTGGCCCTGTTCGACCACGGCATCCATGTGATCTGCGCACATGACTGCTACGGAGGGACCGAACGCCTGCTCAATCTGCTGGAGCGACAGGGCAAGTTGACGGTATCGTTTGTCGACCTGCGCGATTCGGCTGCCATCGAAGCTGCTCTCCGTCCGAACACCCGGATTGTCTGGGTGGAGACGCCCTCGAATCCCTTGCTGCGCATTGTCGATCTGGCGGCGCTTTGCCAATTCGCTCGAGCGCACAACCTGCTGGTGGTGGTTGACAACACTTTTCTATCGCCCCTGCAACAGCGTCCTATGGATTTTGGTGCCGACATTGTGGTCTATTCGACCACGAAGTACCTGAACGGTCACTCCGACGTAATCGGCGGGGCAGTTATCGTTCGCACTGAGGAGCTGAACGAGCAATTGCAGTTTGTCGCCAATGCCCATGGCACCATTGCGGGCCCTTTTGATAGCTGGCTCGTACTGCGTGGATTGAAGACGCTCCCAGTGCGTATCCGTCAGCATGAACACAATGCAATGGCCGTGGCTCGTTTTCTGGAGCAGCATCCCAATGTGGAGCGGGTGTTCTATCCAGGCCTTCCCTCGCATGAAGGCCATGCGGTGGCCGCACGCCAGCAGAAAGGATTCGGGGGTATGGTTTCCTTCACAGTGAAAGGAGGTCTGGAAGCCGTCCACCACGTCCTGCGATCCACGCAGGTTTTCACGCTGGCCGAATCGTTGGGCGGTGTCGAGTCGCTCATCGAACATCCGGCGACCATGAGCCATGCGTCGATGCGTCCGGAACAGCGCAAGACAGCCGGCATTACAGATAACCTGATCCGCCTATCGGTCGGCATCGAGGCTACGGAGGACCTGATTGCCGACCTGGAGCAGGCGTTGGCCTATAAGCCAGCGGACATACTTTCATAA
- the hemG gene encoding protoporphyrinogen oxidase, with amino-acid sequence MASVGIIGAGIAGLAAAYELHRRGLEVTVFEASDRIGGFIQSERIDGFLVEYGPQTLQRTSADLEELLRRIDLEDACIPAHPVASKRFIVRDGQPIPLPRSPRELLRTPLLSPRARLRLLAEPFIVRSHRGTEESVAKFIRRRLGPEVLDYVVEPFVAGIFAGDAECLSVRHAFPKLFELEQEYGSLFWGLIRDRMKQRHHPAPRRPMFSFIEGLHMLPRALAEHLPSHAILRKAEVLAVRWDEKNPWTLSFRANGRVSTRFFDVILCATSLHRMAKIRILPSLERHPLETVAHPPLALVALGFRREQVAHPLDGFGMLVPAVERPFQILGTLFSSSLFPDRAPEGHVLLTTFVGGMRHPELALLPEDQLEALVLQDLRRLLGITPPPVFRHVWRWERSIPQYQLGYDAVIACARDVEMSRPGLFLAGNYLEGISVIDALHTGLKAARRIIQHLREEAAGGLAKLLLGD; translated from the coding sequence ATGGCTTCTGTGGGAATCATCGGGGCCGGCATTGCTGGTCTGGCGGCCGCGTATGAATTGCATCGACGCGGCCTGGAAGTCACTGTTTTCGAAGCGTCTGATCGTATTGGCGGTTTCATCCAATCGGAACGGATCGACGGCTTTCTGGTGGAGTATGGCCCGCAAACGCTTCAACGCACCTCAGCTGATCTGGAAGAATTGCTGCGTCGAATCGATCTGGAAGACGCCTGCATTCCTGCTCATCCTGTCGCATCGAAGCGTTTTATAGTGCGGGATGGCCAGCCGATACCCCTCCCTCGCTCCCCCCGCGAACTACTGCGTACCCCCTTACTGTCGCCTCGGGCGCGTCTCCGATTGCTGGCTGAACCATTCATTGTGCGATCACACCGGGGCACCGAGGAATCCGTGGCAAAGTTTATCCGTCGTCGATTAGGCCCTGAAGTGCTGGACTATGTGGTGGAGCCTTTCGTCGCCGGCATTTTTGCCGGCGATGCTGAGTGCCTGTCGGTACGCCATGCCTTTCCCAAGTTATTCGAGCTGGAACAGGAGTACGGCTCACTTTTCTGGGGCCTGATCCGTGACCGTATGAAGCAGCGTCATCACCCGGCCCCACGCCGTCCGATGTTCTCGTTCATTGAAGGCCTGCACATGCTCCCCCGTGCCCTGGCTGAACATCTGCCTTCCCACGCAATCCTTCGAAAGGCAGAGGTGCTGGCCGTTCGCTGGGACGAAAAAAATCCCTGGACGCTTAGCTTTCGGGCAAACGGTCGCGTCTCCACCCGCTTTTTTGACGTCATTCTCTGCGCCACCTCACTTCATCGAATGGCAAAGATTCGCATTCTGCCTTCTCTGGAGCGCCATCCCCTTGAAACCGTCGCGCACCCGCCTCTTGCTCTGGTAGCGCTGGGCTTTCGACGCGAGCAGGTCGCCCACCCACTGGACGGTTTTGGTATGCTGGTACCAGCTGTGGAACGGCCGTTTCAGATTCTTGGGACGCTGTTCTCTTCGTCGCTTTTTCCCGACCGAGCTCCTGAAGGTCATGTGCTGCTCACCACCTTTGTCGGAGGCATGCGGCATCCTGAGCTGGCCCTGCTACCCGAGGATCAACTGGAGGCGCTGGTGCTGCAGGATCTGCGCCGGCTGCTGGGCATTACGCCGCCTCCGGTCTTCCGACACGTCTGGCGCTGGGAGCGCTCCATTCCACAGTACCAGCTGGGCTATGACGCGGTAATTGCCTGTGCGCGGGATGTGGAGATGAGCCGGCCGGGACTGTTTCTGGCTGGAAATTACCTGGAAGGCATCTCCGTTATCGATGCCCTGCACACCGGCCTGAAAGCCGCTCGGCGAATTATCCAGCACCTGCGTGAGGAAGCGGCCGGAGGTCTGGCCAAACTGCTGCTGGGCGATTGA
- a CDS encoding 2,3,4,5-tetrahydropyridine-2,6-dicarboxylate N-succinyltransferase: MLTDTHTALRQRIEALSAQPAEALDERAAREAFEELLNGLNRGTIRAATPTEEGQWITHTWVKQGILLGFRLGRLVEYSTERFPFFDKDTYPLKPLTLADRVRIVPGGSAIRTGAYLAPGVICMPPMYVNVGAYVDEGTMIDSHALVGSCAQIGKRVHLSAAAQIGGVLEPVGARPVIIEDDVFVGGGCGIYEGCLVRKGAVLAPGVILTGSTKLYDLVHERVLTPAPGQPLEVPPYAVVVPGARAVQSLFGKVHGLSLYAPVIVKYRDTRTNAATALEESLR; the protein is encoded by the coding sequence ATGCTCACCGATACCCATACTGCTTTGCGCCAACGCATTGAAGCGCTGTCCGCACAGCCAGCGGAAGCGCTGGATGAACGCGCCGCCCGCGAGGCGTTCGAAGAATTGCTCAACGGCCTGAACCGGGGCACGATCCGGGCAGCTACTCCCACCGAGGAGGGGCAATGGATCACACATACCTGGGTCAAGCAGGGTATTCTGCTGGGTTTCCGGCTTGGCAGGCTGGTCGAATACTCCACAGAGCGGTTTCCTTTTTTTGACAAAGACACCTATCCACTCAAGCCGCTCACACTGGCCGACCGGGTCCGCATCGTGCCCGGTGGTTCAGCGATCCGCACAGGCGCTTACCTGGCGCCGGGCGTGATTTGCATGCCCCCCATGTATGTGAATGTCGGGGCGTATGTAGACGAAGGGACGATGATCGACTCGCATGCGCTGGTCGGCAGCTGCGCTCAGATCGGCAAGCGCGTGCACCTGTCGGCAGCCGCTCAGATTGGCGGTGTGCTTGAGCCGGTAGGCGCTCGTCCCGTCATTATTGAAGACGACGTGTTTGTAGGCGGCGGCTGCGGCATCTACGAAGGCTGCCTGGTCCGAAAGGGCGCTGTGCTGGCACCCGGTGTGATCCTGACGGGTTCGACCAAACTCTACGATCTGGTACACGAACGGGTGCTGACGCCGGCTCCTGGCCAGCCACTGGAAGTGCCTCCGTACGCCGTCGTCGTGCCCGGCGCGCGAGCCGTGCAGTCACTCTTCGGGAAGGTGCATGGCCTTTCCCTCTACGCACCGGTGATCGTCAAGTATCGCGATACGCGTACCAATGCTGCTACTGCTTTAGAAGAGAGCCTGCGATGA
- the cobA gene encoding uroporphyrinogen-III C-methyltransferase: MLSSYRRSAKRGKVYLVGAGPGDPELITVRGLSLLRQAEVVVYDRLVHPMLLEVVPPTAERVYVGKTPGHHMRPQEAIQELLIDRARRNLVVVRLKGGDPFVFGRGGEEAQALARAGIPFEVVPGVTSAIAVPAYAGIPVTQRGVAGAFAVVTGHRCDLETLGLDWSALARIDTLVLLMGLRRLPELTRTLQAYGRAPDTPVAVISNGTTAAQQRVIGTLADIAERAATLSTPATVVVGKVAHLAHELDWFHPEPAPSPFTLHPEIHPSIP; the protein is encoded by the coding sequence ATGTTGTCCTCCTATCGTCGTTCGGCTAAACGCGGCAAAGTTTATCTGGTCGGTGCCGGTCCGGGTGATCCGGAGCTGATCACCGTACGTGGGCTGTCGCTGCTGCGTCAGGCCGAGGTCGTCGTCTATGACCGGCTGGTGCATCCGATGCTCCTGGAGGTAGTCCCTCCAACGGCCGAGCGCGTTTACGTAGGCAAGACGCCTGGCCACCACATGCGGCCTCAGGAAGCCATTCAGGAGCTGCTGATTGACCGGGCCCGCCGCAACTTGGTCGTGGTACGTCTGAAAGGTGGTGATCCGTTCGTCTTTGGACGTGGAGGAGAAGAAGCGCAAGCGCTGGCCCGGGCCGGTATTCCTTTCGAGGTGGTACCGGGCGTTACCAGTGCCATTGCCGTGCCTGCCTATGCAGGCATCCCGGTAACGCAGCGCGGCGTGGCCGGCGCCTTTGCCGTCGTGACAGGCCATCGCTGCGACCTGGAGACGCTTGGACTGGACTGGTCCGCACTGGCCCGCATTGATACGCTTGTGCTGCTGATGGGCCTGCGTCGCCTGCCTGAGCTAACCCGTACCCTGCAAGCGTACGGCCGCGCGCCCGACACCCCGGTAGCTGTCATCAGCAACGGTACAACTGCCGCCCAGCAACGCGTAATCGGTACACTGGCCGACATTGCCGAACGTGCAGCTACCCTGAGCACGCCCGCTACCGTGGTCGTTGGTAAAGTGGCCCACCTGGCCCATGAGCTGG